From Apis cerana isolate GH-2021 linkage group LG10, AcerK_1.0, whole genome shotgun sequence, one genomic window encodes:
- the LOC108001458 gene encoding dual 3',5'-cyclic-AMP and -GMP phosphodiesterase 11 isoform X5 — MQLKKAMLKIFDQLGLHLRSIEEPRMTAETAAPCVQGMQGVQTAMAGQGTLQQVQDGKSTGGYYSSTSAVYDPEYARMEAWLDEHPDFVNDYFLRKVTRQTVDMWLVSHATPTSSSSSCVELSSPTHAGGTSSSGRGGSGGSGATTPVRKISAHEFERGGLLKPIVNTIDGTPTFLSVSPGDSGQPGGQQVGSGNAGRPQRRSRHELRHLDEKDLIFELVKDICNELDVRSLCHKILQNVSTLLHADRGSLFLVQGERGGGCMPSSQNHDSTSNNPNDNGNPGKTEQRGYSRSRCLVSKLFDVCSRSTLLEMEKKDEIKIPWGTGIVGYVAESGEPVNIPDAYKDSRFNREIDALTGYRTRALLCMPIKDCNGDVIGVAQVINKLGGESQFTAQDEKVFAGYLQFCGIGLRNAQLYEKSQLEVKRNQVLLDLARMIFEEQSTIEHMVFRILTHTQSLIQCQRVQVLLVHKASKGSFSRVFDFEANDLTGEDSDSRTSPFESRFPINVGITGYVATTGETVNIPNAYEDPRFDPSVDDGTGFRHRTILCMPIKNSSGQIIGVIQLINKFDDLAFTKNDENFVEAFAIFCGMGIHNTHMYEKAVIAMAKQSVTLEVLSYHASASLEDAQRLRGLRVPSAAHFQLHDFKFDDIYMEDDQTLTACLRMFLDLDFVERFHIDYDVLCRWLLSVKKNYRNVTYHNWRHAFNVAQMMFAILTATQWWKIFGEIECLALIIACLCHDLDHRGTNNSFQIKASSPLAQLYSTSTMEHHHFDQCLMILSSQGNQILSNLSPEEYSRVVKVLEEAILSTDLAVYFRKRGAFLNLAQGGGYNWAYSDHRELLRGMLMTVCDLAAITKPWEVEKRVAELVSSEFFEQGDIERRTLNITPIDIMNREKEDQLPMMQVGFIDSICLPIYEAFALLSDKLEPLVEGVRKNKQHWLEIAESKCKSDNCTNHDRTLSDTEETCEQADQ; from the exons ATGCAGCTGAAGAAAGCGATGCTTAAGATATTCGATCAAT TAGGCCTGCACTTGCGGAGCATCGAAGAACCGAGGATGACGGCGGAGACGGCAGCTCCTTGTGTGCAGGGGATGCAAGGGGTGCAGACCGCTATGGCCGGCCAGGGGACGTTGCAACAGGTGCAAGATGGAAAATCCACCGGTGGTTATTATTCCTCCACTTCCGCCGTCTACGATCCGGAATACGCCCGCATGGAGGCATGGCTCGACGAACATCCCGACTTTGTCAACGACTACTTTCTCAG GAAAGTGACGAGACAGACGGTAGACATGTGGTTGGTCTCACACGCGACGCCAACGTCCTCGTCGAGCAGCTGCGTCGAATTGTCCAGCCCGACCCATGCAGGTGGCACGTCGTCCTCTGGCCGTGGTGGATCCGGCGGATCAGGTGCCACCACTCCTGTACGAAAAATCTCGGCACACGAGTTCGAGCGCGGCGGTTTGCTAAAGCCGATCGTGAACACGATCGACGGGACGCCCACGTTCCTCAGCGTTTCGCCCGGGGATTCAGGACAACCTGGAGGTCAGCAGGTTGGCTCCGGAAACGCGGGCAGGCCCCAGAGACGGTCCAGACACGAGTTGAGGCATCTCGACGAGAAAGACCTCATATTCGAATTG GTGAAGGATATCTGTAATGAATTGGATGTGAGATCATTGTGCCACAAGATCCTGCAAAACGTGAGTACCTTGTTACACGCGGATCGTGGTTCCTTGTTCCTGGTGCAGGGGGAGAGAGGCGGTGGTTGCATGCCGTCCTCGCAAAATCACGACTCCACGTCGAACAATCCAAACGATAATGGGAATCCAGGAAAAACGGAGCAACGTGGATACTCGAGAAGCAGATGTCTAGTCTCTAAGTTGTTCGACGTGTGCTCGAGATCGACGCTACTcgaaatggagaaaaaagatGAGATCAAAATTCCCTGGGGCACGGGAATCGTTGGTTACGTTGCCGAAAGTGGGGAACCTGTTAACATACCAGATGCTTACAAg GATTCAAGATTCAATCGCGAAATTGATGCATTGACGGGATATAGAACCAGAGCCCTTTTATGCATGCCAATAAAGGATTGCAACGGAGACGTTATCGGCGTTGCACAAGTAATCAACAAACTCGGTGGTGAAAGTCAATTTACTGCGCAAGACGAAAAAGTTTTTGCTGGATATTTGCAATTCTGTGGTATTGGATTAAGGAATGCGCAGCTATATGAAAAAAGTCAATTAGAGGTTAAAAGAAATCAG GTTCTTTTAGACCTAGCTAGGATGATATTCGAAGAACAGAGCACAATAGAGCATATGGTATTCAGGATTTTGACCCATACACAATCCTTGATACAGTGTCAACGAGTACAG GTTCTCCTCGTGCATAAGGCATCAAAGGGCAGTTTCTCACGAGTGTTTGATTTCGAGGCGAATGACCTCACCGGCGAGGATTCAGATTCTCGCACTAG TCCATTCGAGAGCAGATTCCCTATAAATGTCGGCATCACCGGCTACGTTGCTACAACTGGAGAG aCCGTGAATATACCGAACGCCTACGAAGATCCAAGATTCGATCCCTCCGTAGATGATGGCACTGGTTTTAGACATCGTACTATTCTCTGCATGCCTATCAAGAATTCCTCGGGTCAGATTATTGGTGTTATTCAACTGATCAACAAGTTCGACGACCTTGCTTTTACAAAGAATGATGAGAACTTTGTCGAGGCGTTTGCTATTTTCTGCGGCATGGGAATTCACAATAcacatat GTATGAAAAAGCTGTGATAGCAATGGCCAAACAAAGCGTTACTTTAGAAGTGCTTAGTTATCATGCTTCTGCATCACTGGAGGATGCACAAAGATTAAGA ggTTTAAGAGTGCCTTCTGCTGCGCATTTTCAATTGCACGATTTCAAGTTCGATGACATTTATATGGAAGACGACCAAACATTAACAGCGTGTCTTCGAATGTTTTTAGATCTTGATTTCGTCGAACGTTTTCATATTGATTACGATGTCCTTTGTCGTTGGCTTCTTagtgtaaaaaagaattaccgAAATGTCACATATCATAATTGGCGTCATGCGTTCAATGTTGCGCAAATGATGTTTGCCATTTTAAct GCCACGCAATGGTGGAAAATTTTTGGAGAAATTGAATGTCTTGCATTGATTATTGCCTGTTTGTGTCATGATCTGGATCATCGTGGtacgaataattcttttcaaatcaa agcaTCTTCGCCATTAGCACAACTCTATTCAACATCAACGATGGAACATCATCATTTTGATCAATGTCTCATGATACTGAGTAGTCaaggaaatcaaattttatcaaatttatctcCAGAAGAATATTCTCGTGTGGTAAAAGTTCTCGAAGAAGCAATCCTTTCTACTGACCTAGCAGTTTATTTCCGAAAAAGGGGTGCTTTTCTTAATCTAGCTCAAGGTGGTGGCTATAATTGGGCTTACAGTGATCATCGAGAACTTTTGAGGGGAATGTTGATGACCGTATGTGATTTGGCGGCGATAACTAAACCTTGGGAAGTTGAGAAAAGAGTGGCGGAATTAGTTAGCAgtgaattttttgaacaagGAGATATCGAAAGGCGGACTCTCAATATTACTCCTATT GACATTATGAACAGGGAGAAAGAGGACCAACTGCCAATGATGCAAGTTGGCTTCATCGATTCGATTTGCCTCCCTATTTACGAG GCATTCGCTTTATTGTCGGATAAATTGGAACCGTTGGTCGAAGGTGTTAGAAAGAATAAACAACATTGGCTTGAGATAGCGGAATCCAAATGTAAATCAGACAATTGTACGAATCATGACAGGACATTATCCGATACCGAAGAAACTTGCGAACAGGCGGATCAGTAA
- the LOC108001458 gene encoding dual 3',5'-cyclic-AMP and -GMP phosphodiesterase 11 isoform X6: MQLKKAMLKIFDQCLHLRSIEEPRMTAETAAPCVQGMQGVQTAMAGQGTLQQVQDGKSTGGYYSSTSAVYDPEYARMEAWLDEHPDFVNDYFLRKVTRQTVDMWLVSHATPTSSSSSCVELSSPTHAGGTSSSGRGGSGGSGATTPVRKISAHEFERGGLLKPIVNTIDGTPTFLSVSPGDSGQPGGQQVGSGNAGRPQRRSRHELRHLDEKDLIFELVKDICNELDVRSLCHKILQNVSTLLHADRGSLFLVQGERGGGCMPSSQNHDSTSNNPNDNGNPGKTEQRGYSRSRCLVSKLFDVCSRSTLLEMEKKDEIKIPWGTGIVGYVAESGEPVNIPDAYKDSRFNREIDALTGYRTRALLCMPIKDCNGDVIGVAQVINKLGGESQFTAQDEKVFAGYLQFCGIGLRNAQLYEKSQLEVKRNQVLLDLARMIFEEQSTIEHMVFRILTHTQSLIQCQRVQVLLVHKASKGSFSRVFDFEANDLTGEDSDSRTSPFESRFPINVGITGYVATTGETVNIPNAYEDPRFDPSVDDGTGFRHRTILCMPIKNSSGQIIGVIQLINKFDDLAFTKNDENFVEAFAIFCGMGIHNTHMYEKAVIAMAKQSVTLEVLSYHASASLEDAQRLRGLRVPSAAHFQLHDFKFDDIYMEDDQTLTACLRMFLDLDFVERFHIDYDVLCRWLLSVKKNYRNVTYHNWRHAFNVAQMMFAILTATQWWKIFGEIECLALIIACLCHDLDHRGTNNSFQIKASSPLAQLYSTSTMEHHHFDQCLMILSSQGNQILSNLSPEEYSRVVKVLEEAILSTDLAVYFRKRGAFLNLAQGGGYNWAYSDHRELLRGMLMTVCDLAAITKPWEVEKRVAELVSSEFFEQGDIERRTLNITPIDIMNREKEDQLPMMQVGFIDSICLPIYEAFALLSDKLEPLVEGVRKNKQHWLEIAESKCKSDNCTNHDRTLSDTEETCEQADQ; the protein is encoded by the exons ATGCAGCTGAAGAAAGCGATGCTTAAGATATTCGATCAAT GCCTGCACTTGCGGAGCATCGAAGAACCGAGGATGACGGCGGAGACGGCAGCTCCTTGTGTGCAGGGGATGCAAGGGGTGCAGACCGCTATGGCCGGCCAGGGGACGTTGCAACAGGTGCAAGATGGAAAATCCACCGGTGGTTATTATTCCTCCACTTCCGCCGTCTACGATCCGGAATACGCCCGCATGGAGGCATGGCTCGACGAACATCCCGACTTTGTCAACGACTACTTTCTCAG GAAAGTGACGAGACAGACGGTAGACATGTGGTTGGTCTCACACGCGACGCCAACGTCCTCGTCGAGCAGCTGCGTCGAATTGTCCAGCCCGACCCATGCAGGTGGCACGTCGTCCTCTGGCCGTGGTGGATCCGGCGGATCAGGTGCCACCACTCCTGTACGAAAAATCTCGGCACACGAGTTCGAGCGCGGCGGTTTGCTAAAGCCGATCGTGAACACGATCGACGGGACGCCCACGTTCCTCAGCGTTTCGCCCGGGGATTCAGGACAACCTGGAGGTCAGCAGGTTGGCTCCGGAAACGCGGGCAGGCCCCAGAGACGGTCCAGACACGAGTTGAGGCATCTCGACGAGAAAGACCTCATATTCGAATTG GTGAAGGATATCTGTAATGAATTGGATGTGAGATCATTGTGCCACAAGATCCTGCAAAACGTGAGTACCTTGTTACACGCGGATCGTGGTTCCTTGTTCCTGGTGCAGGGGGAGAGAGGCGGTGGTTGCATGCCGTCCTCGCAAAATCACGACTCCACGTCGAACAATCCAAACGATAATGGGAATCCAGGAAAAACGGAGCAACGTGGATACTCGAGAAGCAGATGTCTAGTCTCTAAGTTGTTCGACGTGTGCTCGAGATCGACGCTACTcgaaatggagaaaaaagatGAGATCAAAATTCCCTGGGGCACGGGAATCGTTGGTTACGTTGCCGAAAGTGGGGAACCTGTTAACATACCAGATGCTTACAAg GATTCAAGATTCAATCGCGAAATTGATGCATTGACGGGATATAGAACCAGAGCCCTTTTATGCATGCCAATAAAGGATTGCAACGGAGACGTTATCGGCGTTGCACAAGTAATCAACAAACTCGGTGGTGAAAGTCAATTTACTGCGCAAGACGAAAAAGTTTTTGCTGGATATTTGCAATTCTGTGGTATTGGATTAAGGAATGCGCAGCTATATGAAAAAAGTCAATTAGAGGTTAAAAGAAATCAG GTTCTTTTAGACCTAGCTAGGATGATATTCGAAGAACAGAGCACAATAGAGCATATGGTATTCAGGATTTTGACCCATACACAATCCTTGATACAGTGTCAACGAGTACAG GTTCTCCTCGTGCATAAGGCATCAAAGGGCAGTTTCTCACGAGTGTTTGATTTCGAGGCGAATGACCTCACCGGCGAGGATTCAGATTCTCGCACTAG TCCATTCGAGAGCAGATTCCCTATAAATGTCGGCATCACCGGCTACGTTGCTACAACTGGAGAG aCCGTGAATATACCGAACGCCTACGAAGATCCAAGATTCGATCCCTCCGTAGATGATGGCACTGGTTTTAGACATCGTACTATTCTCTGCATGCCTATCAAGAATTCCTCGGGTCAGATTATTGGTGTTATTCAACTGATCAACAAGTTCGACGACCTTGCTTTTACAAAGAATGATGAGAACTTTGTCGAGGCGTTTGCTATTTTCTGCGGCATGGGAATTCACAATAcacatat GTATGAAAAAGCTGTGATAGCAATGGCCAAACAAAGCGTTACTTTAGAAGTGCTTAGTTATCATGCTTCTGCATCACTGGAGGATGCACAAAGATTAAGA ggTTTAAGAGTGCCTTCTGCTGCGCATTTTCAATTGCACGATTTCAAGTTCGATGACATTTATATGGAAGACGACCAAACATTAACAGCGTGTCTTCGAATGTTTTTAGATCTTGATTTCGTCGAACGTTTTCATATTGATTACGATGTCCTTTGTCGTTGGCTTCTTagtgtaaaaaagaattaccgAAATGTCACATATCATAATTGGCGTCATGCGTTCAATGTTGCGCAAATGATGTTTGCCATTTTAAct GCCACGCAATGGTGGAAAATTTTTGGAGAAATTGAATGTCTTGCATTGATTATTGCCTGTTTGTGTCATGATCTGGATCATCGTGGtacgaataattcttttcaaatcaa agcaTCTTCGCCATTAGCACAACTCTATTCAACATCAACGATGGAACATCATCATTTTGATCAATGTCTCATGATACTGAGTAGTCaaggaaatcaaattttatcaaatttatctcCAGAAGAATATTCTCGTGTGGTAAAAGTTCTCGAAGAAGCAATCCTTTCTACTGACCTAGCAGTTTATTTCCGAAAAAGGGGTGCTTTTCTTAATCTAGCTCAAGGTGGTGGCTATAATTGGGCTTACAGTGATCATCGAGAACTTTTGAGGGGAATGTTGATGACCGTATGTGATTTGGCGGCGATAACTAAACCTTGGGAAGTTGAGAAAAGAGTGGCGGAATTAGTTAGCAgtgaattttttgaacaagGAGATATCGAAAGGCGGACTCTCAATATTACTCCTATT GACATTATGAACAGGGAGAAAGAGGACCAACTGCCAATGATGCAAGTTGGCTTCATCGATTCGATTTGCCTCCCTATTTACGAG GCATTCGCTTTATTGTCGGATAAATTGGAACCGTTGGTCGAAGGTGTTAGAAAGAATAAACAACATTGGCTTGAGATAGCGGAATCCAAATGTAAATCAGACAATTGTACGAATCATGACAGGACATTATCCGATACCGAAGAAACTTGCGAACAGGCGGATCAGTAA
- the LOC108001458 gene encoding dual 3',5'-cyclic-AMP and -GMP phosphodiesterase 11 isoform X3 — MRLHLRSIEEPRMTAETAAPCVQGMQGVQTAMAGQGTLQQVQDGKSTGGYYSSTSAVYDPEYARMEAWLDEHPDFVNDYFLRKVTRQTVDMWLVSHATPTSSSSSCVELSSPTHAGGTSSSGRGGSGGSGATTPVRKISAHEFERGGLLKPIVNTIDGTPTFLSVSPGDSGQPGGQQVGSGNAGRPQRRSRHELRHLDEKDLIFELVKDICNELDVRSLCHKILQNVSTLLHADRGSLFLVQGERGGGCMPSSQNHDSTSNNPNDNGNPGKTEQRGYSRSRCLVSKLFDVCSRSTLLEMEKKDEIKIPWGTGIVGYVAESGEPVNIPDAYKDSRFNREIDALTGYRTRALLCMPIKDCNGDVIGVAQVINKLGGESQFTAQDEKVFAGYLQFCGIGLRNAQLYEKSQLEVKRNQVLLDLARMIFEEQSTIEHMVFRILTHTQSLIQCQRVQVLLVHKASKGSFSRVFDFEANDLTGEDSDSRTSPFESRFPINVGITGYVATTGETVNIPNAYEDPRFDPSVDDGTGFRHRTILCMPIKNSSGQIIGVIQLINKFDDLAFTKNDENFVEAFAIFCGMGIHNTHMYEKAVIAMAKQSVTLEVLSYHASASLEDAQRLRGLRVPSAAHFQLHDFKFDDIYMEDDQTLTACLRMFLDLDFVERFHIDYDVLCRWLLSVKKNYRNVTYHNWRHAFNVAQMMFAILTVRKFNELNILHLLYKVMIKINNKFIIVQATQWWKIFGEIECLALIIACLCHDLDHRGTNNSFQIKASSPLAQLYSTSTMEHHHFDQCLMILSSQGNQILSNLSPEEYSRVVKVLEEAILSTDLAVYFRKRGAFLNLAQGGGYNWAYSDHRELLRGMLMTVCDLAAITKPWEVEKRVAELVSSEFFEQGDIERRTLNITPIDIMNREKEDQLPMMQVGFIDSICLPIYEAFALLSDKLEPLVEGVRKNKQHWLEIAESKCKSDNCTNHDRTLSDTEETCEQADQ; from the exons ATGC GCCTGCACTTGCGGAGCATCGAAGAACCGAGGATGACGGCGGAGACGGCAGCTCCTTGTGTGCAGGGGATGCAAGGGGTGCAGACCGCTATGGCCGGCCAGGGGACGTTGCAACAGGTGCAAGATGGAAAATCCACCGGTGGTTATTATTCCTCCACTTCCGCCGTCTACGATCCGGAATACGCCCGCATGGAGGCATGGCTCGACGAACATCCCGACTTTGTCAACGACTACTTTCTCAG GAAAGTGACGAGACAGACGGTAGACATGTGGTTGGTCTCACACGCGACGCCAACGTCCTCGTCGAGCAGCTGCGTCGAATTGTCCAGCCCGACCCATGCAGGTGGCACGTCGTCCTCTGGCCGTGGTGGATCCGGCGGATCAGGTGCCACCACTCCTGTACGAAAAATCTCGGCACACGAGTTCGAGCGCGGCGGTTTGCTAAAGCCGATCGTGAACACGATCGACGGGACGCCCACGTTCCTCAGCGTTTCGCCCGGGGATTCAGGACAACCTGGAGGTCAGCAGGTTGGCTCCGGAAACGCGGGCAGGCCCCAGAGACGGTCCAGACACGAGTTGAGGCATCTCGACGAGAAAGACCTCATATTCGAATTG GTGAAGGATATCTGTAATGAATTGGATGTGAGATCATTGTGCCACAAGATCCTGCAAAACGTGAGTACCTTGTTACACGCGGATCGTGGTTCCTTGTTCCTGGTGCAGGGGGAGAGAGGCGGTGGTTGCATGCCGTCCTCGCAAAATCACGACTCCACGTCGAACAATCCAAACGATAATGGGAATCCAGGAAAAACGGAGCAACGTGGATACTCGAGAAGCAGATGTCTAGTCTCTAAGTTGTTCGACGTGTGCTCGAGATCGACGCTACTcgaaatggagaaaaaagatGAGATCAAAATTCCCTGGGGCACGGGAATCGTTGGTTACGTTGCCGAAAGTGGGGAACCTGTTAACATACCAGATGCTTACAAg GATTCAAGATTCAATCGCGAAATTGATGCATTGACGGGATATAGAACCAGAGCCCTTTTATGCATGCCAATAAAGGATTGCAACGGAGACGTTATCGGCGTTGCACAAGTAATCAACAAACTCGGTGGTGAAAGTCAATTTACTGCGCAAGACGAAAAAGTTTTTGCTGGATATTTGCAATTCTGTGGTATTGGATTAAGGAATGCGCAGCTATATGAAAAAAGTCAATTAGAGGTTAAAAGAAATCAG GTTCTTTTAGACCTAGCTAGGATGATATTCGAAGAACAGAGCACAATAGAGCATATGGTATTCAGGATTTTGACCCATACACAATCCTTGATACAGTGTCAACGAGTACAG GTTCTCCTCGTGCATAAGGCATCAAAGGGCAGTTTCTCACGAGTGTTTGATTTCGAGGCGAATGACCTCACCGGCGAGGATTCAGATTCTCGCACTAG TCCATTCGAGAGCAGATTCCCTATAAATGTCGGCATCACCGGCTACGTTGCTACAACTGGAGAG aCCGTGAATATACCGAACGCCTACGAAGATCCAAGATTCGATCCCTCCGTAGATGATGGCACTGGTTTTAGACATCGTACTATTCTCTGCATGCCTATCAAGAATTCCTCGGGTCAGATTATTGGTGTTATTCAACTGATCAACAAGTTCGACGACCTTGCTTTTACAAAGAATGATGAGAACTTTGTCGAGGCGTTTGCTATTTTCTGCGGCATGGGAATTCACAATAcacatat GTATGAAAAAGCTGTGATAGCAATGGCCAAACAAAGCGTTACTTTAGAAGTGCTTAGTTATCATGCTTCTGCATCACTGGAGGATGCACAAAGATTAAGA ggTTTAAGAGTGCCTTCTGCTGCGCATTTTCAATTGCACGATTTCAAGTTCGATGACATTTATATGGAAGACGACCAAACATTAACAGCGTGTCTTCGAATGTTTTTAGATCTTGATTTCGTCGAACGTTTTCATATTGATTACGATGTCCTTTGTCGTTGGCTTCTTagtgtaaaaaagaattaccgAAATGTCACATATCATAATTGGCGTCATGCGTTCAATGTTGCGCAAATGATGTTTGCCATTTTAActgtaagaaaatttaatgaattaaatatattacatttattgtataaagttatgataaaaataaacaataaatttattatcgttcaGGCCACGCAATGGTGGAAAATTTTTGGAGAAATTGAATGTCTTGCATTGATTATTGCCTGTTTGTGTCATGATCTGGATCATCGTGGtacgaataattcttttcaaatcaa agcaTCTTCGCCATTAGCACAACTCTATTCAACATCAACGATGGAACATCATCATTTTGATCAATGTCTCATGATACTGAGTAGTCaaggaaatcaaattttatcaaatttatctcCAGAAGAATATTCTCGTGTGGTAAAAGTTCTCGAAGAAGCAATCCTTTCTACTGACCTAGCAGTTTATTTCCGAAAAAGGGGTGCTTTTCTTAATCTAGCTCAAGGTGGTGGCTATAATTGGGCTTACAGTGATCATCGAGAACTTTTGAGGGGAATGTTGATGACCGTATGTGATTTGGCGGCGATAACTAAACCTTGGGAAGTTGAGAAAAGAGTGGCGGAATTAGTTAGCAgtgaattttttgaacaagGAGATATCGAAAGGCGGACTCTCAATATTACTCCTATT GACATTATGAACAGGGAGAAAGAGGACCAACTGCCAATGATGCAAGTTGGCTTCATCGATTCGATTTGCCTCCCTATTTACGAG GCATTCGCTTTATTGTCGGATAAATTGGAACCGTTGGTCGAAGGTGTTAGAAAGAATAAACAACATTGGCTTGAGATAGCGGAATCCAAATGTAAATCAGACAATTGTACGAATCATGACAGGACATTATCCGATACCGAAGAAACTTGCGAACAGGCGGATCAGTAA